A segment of the Clostridia bacterium genome:
GGGCGCAGGCACGGGCGCAAGCGCCGGACCCTGCCCCGATACGGGCCCGGGGGCAGTCGCCTGCCCCGGTGCAGACCGGGGCGCGGTCGCTTGCGCTAACGCCGATGCAGGCGCGGTCTCTGGCGCGAACACAGGCCCGGGCGCTGGCCCAGATGCTGGCGCAGGCTCCGGCTCAGCCCCTCCCGCGGGCGTCGGGCCCTGATATTTCGAGGATCTATCGGGCATAGTGGAATACCTCAAGCCGAAGTCAGCGTCTACAACAACTACGACCAGGCCCTCTTTGCGTTCCAACGTCTCGAGGCCCAATAGCAGCTCAGTGGCATCATTCCTCTCGTAAAGCTGCCGGATATGCCGGTAGTTGTTGATCAGGGACGACGTCTTGACTCTATGATAGTACACATCGAGCAGCTGCCAGTTGAGCACCCAGGACATCAGCACGTACATCACTACTACCCCGACGATGCCCACGAAGAGCTTACCTCTGATGGATCTGATCTTTAGCAGTCTCATTCCGCGTCTGCCTCGAATCTGTATCCTACTCCTCTTACCGTTTGGATGTACTCTGCTGCTTGTCCAAGCTTCGACCGAAGCCGTTTCACGTGGGTATCTACGGTTCTGGCGTCGCCGAAGTAGTCGTAGTCCCACACCGAATTGAGCATCTGATCACGTCCTACGGCGCGGCCAGCGTTGTCCATGAAATACACCAGCAGTTCATATTCCTTGGGGCTGAGATCCACCCTCTCACCTGCCACGGTGGCGGCGTGCTTCGCCTCGTCCACGTAAAGCAGCCCGAAACGGCGCACTTCTCCGGCCCCTGCCTGTGCACGCCTGAGCAGCGCTTTCGCTCGTGCGACCAGTATCATAGGGCTGAAGGGCTTTGTGATGTACTCATCCGCCCCGATGTCAAAGCCGAAGAGCTGGTCATTCTCTTCGGCTCTGGCCGTAAGCATGATTATGGGCACTTGTGATCGCTTGCGTATCTCGCGGCAGACCACCCATCCATCCAGGCCAGGCATCATTACATCCAGAATGACCAGCTCAATACGGGGATCGTCTAGGTACATGTCCAGAGCTTTGCGACCGTCTTCAGCTTCAAGGATGACGAAGCCTTCGCGTCTCAGGAAGTCTGAGATTAGCCTTCGCATTCTGCTTTCATCATCTGCGATGAGGACTCTGGTCACGATCTATCCCGTCCCTTGCTCGGCCCGCCTACTTGGCAGCGAGGCTCGCAACGTCGCCACCGGTGAGCGCGTGTATTTTCATCAGTTGAACGAAAAGATCCGTCTCAGCCTGAATGACCTTGTAGCTGGCCTGATTCGCTGAGCTTATTTCATTGTCCATCTCATATTGTAGCATCTCGCCGTGGCTGAACCTAATCTTGGCAACCTCCAGGTTCGCTGCAGCCAGTTGAGCCGAGATGGTCTGCATGTCAAGGCTGCGCACCAGCGACTCCAGGCTTGCCAGCGCATCTGCCACGGAGCTGGTCAGCGACTTCTCAGCATCTGCCAGCCTGGATTTGGCATCTTTGTACGTCTTCTCTGCGGCTTCGCGCTCGGTCTTGGTTGCTATCATCGGATCCTGCAAGGCTTCGTTCTTCCTGCGAGCCAGGTCCTCAGCAGCGGCCGCAGAGAAGCAGGTCGAGCTCGCTGCGCCTGCAGCCTTCAGAATCGCTGCGCCGTCATGTTCTCCGGCGCCGGTGAAGAGCGAACTCACATCGGTGGTCAGCACGATCTTATCCACCAGCGCCATGCCTGCGTTCTCGCAGAAATCCTGCTTCGACTGCTTCACGCTCTTCTGTGCCTTAACAAGTGAGTCGGTTGCCGACAGATACGAATTCTCCTGTTCCAATACGGAATCCTTGGTTGTCAAGCCCGCTTCATAGCGCAACTTGGCCACGCGCAGGCGTTCGGTGGCAACTGAAAGCGATACCTGCCTGGCCTCGAGATCTCTCTCAGCCTGCCCCAGGCCCACGTAGGCCTGTACTGCCTTCAGGGCCACGTTATTCAGCGTCTCCTGAAGCGCCAGTCTCTTGGTTTCCGCCGCGTTCTTGAGTTCCTCTATAGTAAGCAGGGCCTTCTTCTCGTCAACAGCGCGTTTCCATTGGGTCTGCGCGTCTTCGGCGCTCTCGCGCGCAGTCGAGACCTCGCTGCTGTTCTGCACGTAGGCCGCTATGTACTTGGGAAGGTCTATCTGCATGGTACTGCCATTCTGAGCTGCTCCTGCGATTCCACTGATAACTACCACGAATGCGAGTATCAATCCGACTGTCTTGGGTGTGCATGTTGATTTCACTTAGTCCACCTCCAAATCCTTGTGTGAGCATACGCACTATCGCGGGTTATGCATCCGAGCGGGCTATGTATCCGAGCGGGCCTACATCCCGCACATGTTCATCAGGGTGTACCAGGTTTGCCAGACTCCGCCCCAGTTCGCTACGTAGTTGTCACGGGAGCGTTTCAAGTTGAGCTGCGCCCTCTCCAGGTCCACCAGCAGCAGGTCGCCTTGTTTGTACGACTGGAGAGCGGTGTCGTAAGACCGTTGCGACTCTTCCAGCTGTGCCTGCCATCTTGCGGCAGACCATGTGTCCATGTTCAACTGCTCCAAGCTCTTCTCTATCGTTTCAGCCAACGCTTCACGCTTGTTGCCAACGGACTGCCTACGTTGTTCCGCAGTGATCTCCGCCTTGCGCACGTCGAGGGAGCGTGAGAGCGCAATACTCCAATTCGCCGACGCCGTAAGCTTGGGCGCACTGTCGCCCGATGATAGCTGGGCTTCTATCGCAACTGTGGGCAGCAGGCTCTTCACTGATTCCAGGTCACGCAGGGCGGAATCCAAACTCGCCTGAGCCTGCGCGAGCTCGACATCGTAGTTAGTAGCGGCGTGCACCAAGTCCTCAAGGCTGGGGATCTCCGCGCCGAACTCCGGCAAGTCGCCGAACTGCGCCTGGGTCATATCCTCCCCCGACATTTTCGCGAGCTCCAGCTTCATCCATTTCTCGTCGTTCACGGCCTTGGCCAGGGCGATTTCGCAGTCCAGCACTGTTAGGCCTGCCTGCGCCACCTCGCTATCGGCGGCAATACCCGCATCTCGCCTCCTCTTTGCTATCTCCAGCGCCACTTGCGCCAGGCGGTGCTCTTCCTGCGCGATCGCCGAAGCCTTCACCGACTTCAGAGCGTTGATGTACGCCTTTCGGGCGTTGAGCCTCATCGATCCTTCTGCTGCGACCAGTTTCAGGCGGGCCATTGCCAGTGCGGACTCTCCTTCTTCACTCGGCCCTGCCGACCCCAGAAGCTTCCGCGCTAGGCCACTGACGCCGCTGCTGCCTACTGCAAGCCACGTCCGGGGAAGCGTGTACGATAGCTTGATTGAACCTGTTGATCTATCCATGTCATAGCTTCCGGTGATGCCGACCCTCTCGGTGATCGGAACCTTTGCAGATATCTTCTTCGCGTCGCTGCGATCAGCTGAGGGATCAGCCCCAGAGCTTCCGGCAGTTGACACGCCGCCTGACACTGTGAGGCTGGCGGAACGCACCGGGATGCTGAGGCCCTCGGAAATGGTCGCCAGATCCAGCTGGCTCTGAGCGTCCAGGCTGTTCTTCCAGGTGTTCACGGCCGCCTCAACGAACGCATCAATGGACCATTCAGGGGCCTTTGCCTGCCCACTGCCTTGAGCCGATGTGGCCAATGCCAACATGAGCAGGGTTGCCATCACGGCAACTGCCAGTCCTGCATGTGCCTGCCCTTTGACCTTGGTGATGCTGGCAATGCGGGGTTCCGCTGTCATTCGTATCTCAACCCCTCAATAGGATCTAGTTTGGCGCCCTTATACGCCGGGTAGGCCCCGAAAAACACCCCCACTATCAACGACAGGGTGAATCCTAGCACTACTGACCGCATGTCCACAGCAGTAGGCCACCCGAACATGCGGCTCACAATGTTCGAACCAAGGAATCCCACGGCGATGCCCAGAAGGCCGCCGGCGACACTGAGGGCGGCTGCCTCCAGCATGAACTGCATCAGTATCTCGACTTCCTTTGCGCCGATGGCCTTGCGTATGCCGATCTCCCTGATCCTCTCTGTCACCGATACCAGCATGATGTTCATGATGCCGATCCCTCCAACCAGCAGCGATACCGCAGCAATGCCCGAGAGCAGCGCCGTCATCGTGCCGCTTACGTTCGACGCCACCTCTAGCATGTCGGCCTGGTTGGATACTCTGAACGAATTCTCATCTCCCGTGGCCATCATGAGCGTTGCATATATCTGATCGTAGGCAAGGTCCATGGCTGATTCGCTCACCGCCTGGGCCACTATGGCATTGATGTTCTTGTTGCCGGTGATGCGCTGCTGCATAGTTGTGTATGGCACATACATGGAATTGTCCATACTGCTCAAACCGCTGTCTCCCTGGCGCTGCGTCACGCCCACCACCGTGAAACGAACTCTGTCAAGACGGACTTTCTGGCCCATGGGGTCTTCCTCACTGAACAGCTCATCGGCAAGATCGGCTCCAAGCACGCAATTCCACGAACTCTGCTCGATGTCGGCATCAGTGAGGAACACGCCTCGAGCCATCTTCAGGTTTCTGACTGCAGAGTAGTTCGCCGTCGTGCCCATGACCGTGGTGGTCATCCCCTCTGAGCCATAGGCCACAGTGCCCTGGCTCTGCACCTGAGGCGCCACATTAGCCACGGCATTGATCCTCTCAATGCTCGGAAGGATGTCGCTGGTGATCAGGGACCTGGAGCTACGATAACCACTGCTCACAGTGATCAGGTTAGCGCCTAGTCGCTGTATCTGCGACTGCGTCTGCCTCTGGGCGCCCGTGCCGATCGACACTGTGATGATCACGGCCGACACTCCGATAATTA
Coding sequences within it:
- a CDS encoding ABC transporter permease codes for the protein MRPADNLKLAMDGLTSNPFRSVLTALGVIIGVSAVIITVSIGTGAQRQTQSQIQRLGANLITVSSGYRSSRSLITSDILPSIERINAVANVAPQVQSQGTVAYGSEGMTTTVMGTTANYSAVRNLKMARGVFLTDADIEQSSWNCVLGADLADELFSEEDPMGQKVRLDRVRFTVVGVTQRQGDSGLSSMDNSMYVPYTTMQQRITGNKNINAIVAQAVSESAMDLAYDQIYATLMMATGDENSFRVSNQADMLEVASNVSGTMTALLSGIAAVSLLVGGIGIMNIMLVSVTERIREIGIRKAIGAKEVEILMQFMLEAAALSVAGGLLGIAVGFLGSNIVSRMFGWPTAVDMRSVVLGFTLSLIVGVFFGAYPAYKGAKLDPIEGLRYE
- a CDS encoding TolC family protein — protein: MKSTCTPKTVGLILAFVVVISGIAGAAQNGSTMQIDLPKYIAAYVQNSSEVSTARESAEDAQTQWKRAVDEKKALLTIEELKNAAETKRLALQETLNNVALKAVQAYVGLGQAERDLEARQVSLSVATERLRVAKLRYEAGLTTKDSVLEQENSYLSATDSLVKAQKSVKQSKQDFCENAGMALVDKIVLTTDVSSLFTGAGEHDGAAILKAAGAASSTCFSAAAAEDLARRKNEALQDPMIATKTEREAAEKTYKDAKSRLADAEKSLTSSVADALASLESLVRSLDMQTISAQLAAANLEVAKIRFSHGEMLQYEMDNEISSANQASYKVIQAETDLFVQLMKIHALTGGDVASLAAK
- a CDS encoding response regulator transcription factor, translated to MTRVLIADDESRMRRLISDFLRREGFVILEAEDGRKALDMYLDDPRIELVILDVMMPGLDGWVVCREIRKRSQVPIIMLTARAEENDQLFGFDIGADEYITKPFSPMILVARAKALLRRAQAGAGEVRRFGLLYVDEAKHAATVAGERVDLSPKEYELLVYFMDNAGRAVGRDQMLNSVWDYDYFGDARTVDTHVKRLRSKLGQAAEYIQTVRGVGYRFEADAE
- a CDS encoding TolC family protein, which translates into the protein MTAEPRIASITKVKGQAHAGLAVAVMATLLMLALATSAQGSGQAKAPEWSIDAFVEAAVNTWKNSLDAQSQLDLATISEGLSIPVRSASLTVSGGVSTAGSSGADPSADRSDAKKISAKVPITERVGITGSYDMDRSTGSIKLSYTLPRTWLAVGSSGVSGLARKLLGSAGPSEEGESALAMARLKLVAAEGSMRLNARKAYINALKSVKASAIAQEEHRLAQVALEIAKRRRDAGIAADSEVAQAGLTVLDCEIALAKAVNDEKWMKLELAKMSGEDMTQAQFGDLPEFGAEIPSLEDLVHAATNYDVELAQAQASLDSALRDLESVKSLLPTVAIEAQLSSGDSAPKLTASANWSIALSRSLDVRKAEITAEQRRQSVGNKREALAETIEKSLEQLNMDTWSAARWQAQLEESQRSYDTALQSYKQGDLLLVDLERAQLNLKRSRDNYVANWGGVWQTWYTLMNMCGM